Genomic DNA from Solanum dulcamara chromosome 4, daSolDulc1.2, whole genome shotgun sequence:
TTATCCAGGTCTATGCGTGAGTTCTCTATCGACCCATTTAAATCCAACGTCACAAGATCCTCCAGAAATAGCTCAAGCTGCTTTAAAAGTGAGCATAGTTAAGGCAGTATACACAAAAAACTATTTGCAAATTGTGTCCAAAGAACTCAAACAAAAAAAGGCTAAGGAATATCAAGCGGTGAAAGATTGTTTAGATCAAATGTCAGATAGCGTTTCTCAGCTTACAAATTCATTCAAAGAGTTTGAACACATGAAGAGTGCAGAATATAGTGAAGGGGATTTTGATTGGTGTCAAAGCAATGTTCAAACTTGGCTAAGTACTGTGTTGACTGACACATATATTTGTATGGATGGGTTTTATGGGTACCCAATGGGTGGTAAAATGATGGCTATGATTAAAGCTAGGGTACTTAATGTTGCACAAGTTACTAGCAATACTTTGGCTTTGTTTAATGGATTTGCAGCTTGGCATAGGGCTAATTCTAATGGTGGTACTGGTGGCTATGGGAAAAATAAACCTTAAAGAAGgttacatatatacaaaaaatatttatgagagTGTTTTAGCTAGCTAGTTGTGATGGGAATTACTTTTGAGTCTTGGTGGTGTATACATAGAATATGTTTGTAAACTTGAATAATATCATGATGAATCAATATGTGAAtatgatcatattttgcatatcttgtaaaagaaaggaaaatactTTTGTTTGGTTAAGTGGCGACATGTATCTCTTTTTAGTAGTTCATATTGCCTAATTAAATGATGTGAACTATTCAAAATAAGTGGACAAAGTCACTTTTTTTCCATCACAAAAATCAcatatcttttattattttattgaaaaaagtaattttttaattaagaaaaagCATTGATCTTTTGTCATTTCACTCAAAAAAATTACTCGATCTTGAAAATTATGTGACTCCatttttacaccaaaaatattaaaattaagaaaattaaaccCAATTCATTTacccaacaataacaacatattcgGTGTAATTCCATAAGTGAAATATGGGAAGGTGAGAAATTTTCAAGCaaatttttgtattttggtaGTTTACCTTGATTGTACCATGCATTCTTGTTATTTGAATTCTTACATACATCCATGTATTTCTATATTTCGCATTGATTTTGCATCATGTAGGTAACTTTTTCTTAGGTATGGGATATAATTTTTGTTGTTTGTATCCTTCT
This window encodes:
- the LOC129886699 gene encoding 21 kDa protein-like; this encodes MEKLVLPLILLVIFSILVVESGAIVPKFVESQCKRTRYPGLCVSSLSTHLNPTSQDPPEIAQAALKVSIVKAVYTKNYLQIVSKELKQKKAKEYQAVKDCLDQMSDSVSQLTNSFKEFEHMKSAEYSEGDFDWCQSNVQTWLSTVLTDTYICMDGFYGYPMGGKMMAMIKARVLNVAQVTSNTLALFNGFAAWHRANSNGGTGGYGKNKP